One Candidatus Nanopelagicales bacterium genomic region harbors:
- a CDS encoding 5'-3' exonuclease: MNRLMLLDSASMYFRAFYGVPDRFHGRDGTPTNAVRGFLDAIARSITQFAPDELIACWDDDWRPAFRVALVPSYKAHRVVTGSTDDARTTADDTTSEEEIPDALQVQEPIMRDVLAAIGIARVGSAGFEADDVIAHYARGHRGPVDIVSGDRDLFQLVDDARAVRVIYTAKGMNNLQLATDEWLRDKYGVTGHQYADMSLLRGDSSDGLPGVVGVGEKTAASLVDRFGGIEAIMAAAAADDSTIAPGLRRKLLTAAEYITAADQVVRLTQPVPVPDVDPQLPAQPADPDALVDLADRFDLDGPINRLLGALRV; the protein is encoded by the coding sequence GTGAACCGCCTCATGCTGCTGGACAGCGCCTCGATGTACTTTCGGGCCTTCTACGGCGTACCGGACCGGTTCCATGGACGCGACGGGACTCCCACCAACGCGGTGCGTGGATTCCTCGATGCGATCGCCCGGTCGATCACCCAGTTCGCGCCGGACGAGTTGATCGCGTGTTGGGACGACGACTGGCGACCGGCGTTCCGGGTCGCACTCGTCCCCAGTTACAAGGCTCATCGGGTGGTCACTGGCTCGACAGATGATGCGCGGACAACGGCCGACGACACGACCTCCGAGGAGGAGATCCCGGACGCACTCCAGGTCCAGGAGCCGATCATGCGAGACGTCCTGGCGGCGATCGGGATCGCCCGGGTCGGCAGCGCGGGCTTCGAGGCGGACGATGTGATCGCACACTACGCCCGGGGCCACCGTGGACCCGTCGACATCGTGTCCGGCGATCGTGATCTGTTCCAACTCGTCGACGACGCACGGGCAGTGCGGGTCATCTACACCGCGAAAGGGATGAACAATCTGCAACTCGCCACCGACGAATGGCTGCGGGACAAGTACGGCGTCACGGGCCACCAGTACGCCGACATGTCACTGCTCCGCGGTGACAGCAGCGACGGTCTGCCCGGCGTCGTCGGGGTCGGGGAGAAGACCGCCGCGTCGCTCGTGGACCGGTTCGGGGGGATCGAGGCGATCATGGCCGCGGCCGCCGCCGACGACTCGACGATCGCGCCTGGACTTCGGCGCAAACTGCTGACCGCCGCCGAATACATCACGGCCGCGGACCAGGTGGTCCGACTCACCCAGCCGGTGCCGGTTCCTGATGTGGACCCACAACTTCCCGCGCAACCAGCCGACCCAGATG
- a CDS encoding Xaa-Pro peptidase family protein codes for MVNGAVSGDDLRQRLEAAQRGIEAQGWSALLVTPGPDLQYLTGYDAVPLERLTCLVLRDGAEPFLVVPELEIAAAEASPVGALGLDLLPWAETDDPYARTANMLGPVAVVAVDDHMWAQKTLGFQAVLPDVSLRLAGPVLGSLRMRKSADEVAALRAAAEAIDSVHEQVPGWLRPGRTEREVAADIERAILAAGHVRVDFVIVGSGPNGASPHHEVSDRVIGVGDPVVVDIGGTMASGYCSDSTRTYSVGEPAPEFRAYYDVLQRAQWAAVQAVRPGVPCETIDAIARDIITSEGYGDLFVHRTGHGIGLETHEEPYIVAGNALPLDTGFAFSVEPGIYRSGLDGARIEDIVVCGSDGPIVLNERPRELQVIR; via the coding sequence ATGGTGAACGGAGCAGTGTCGGGCGATGACCTTCGACAACGGCTGGAGGCAGCCCAGCGGGGAATAGAAGCCCAGGGGTGGAGCGCCCTATTGGTGACGCCGGGGCCCGACCTGCAGTACCTCACCGGATACGACGCGGTCCCATTGGAGCGGCTCACCTGTCTGGTGTTGCGCGACGGTGCCGAGCCGTTCCTGGTGGTGCCCGAGTTGGAGATCGCGGCGGCCGAGGCCTCACCTGTCGGTGCTTTGGGACTGGACCTGTTGCCCTGGGCGGAGACTGACGATCCCTACGCTCGAACGGCGAACATGTTGGGTCCGGTGGCTGTCGTGGCCGTCGATGACCACATGTGGGCCCAGAAGACCCTCGGGTTCCAGGCGGTGCTGCCGGATGTCTCTCTGCGTCTTGCGGGGCCGGTGCTCGGATCGCTCAGGATGCGCAAGTCAGCGGACGAGGTGGCGGCGTTGCGGGCGGCAGCGGAGGCGATCGACAGCGTGCATGAACAAGTCCCCGGATGGCTCCGACCGGGACGCACGGAGCGGGAGGTCGCTGCGGACATCGAGCGAGCGATTCTTGCCGCCGGACATGTCCGAGTCGACTTCGTCATCGTGGGTTCGGGTCCGAATGGGGCCAGCCCGCACCACGAGGTCAGTGACCGTGTCATCGGCGTCGGGGATCCGGTGGTCGTCGACATTGGAGGCACCATGGCTTCGGGCTACTGCAGTGACTCGACCCGCACGTACAGCGTGGGCGAACCGGCGCCAGAGTTCCGCGCCTACTACGACGTGCTCCAACGAGCTCAGTGGGCGGCGGTCCAGGCGGTACGACCTGGTGTGCCCTGCGAGACGATCGACGCCATCGCCCGCGACATCATCACCAGCGAGGGCTACGGCGACCTGTTCGTGCATCGCACCGGTCACGGGATTGGCCTGGAGACGCACGAGGAGCCCTACATCGTGGCGGGCAACGCGCTGCCTCTTGACACGGGGTTCGCTTTCTCTGTCGAACCCGGCATCTACCGATCCGGACTCGATGGCGCGAGGATCGAGGACATCGTGGTGTGTGGTTCCGATGGGCCCATCGTCTTGAACGAAAGACCTCGGGAGCTGCAGGTGATCCGATGA